The following coding sequences lie in one Candidatus Nitrospira allomarina genomic window:
- a CDS encoding caspase family protein translates to MFTHGYAVLIGVDKNKVGKLDLPVVAEDINKLHEVFTHPDRCGYLPKNVKVLTAEEATRSNILTAMDWLHEKLEKDKNTETTAFIYYSGHGHLEADVAYLLPYDMAFPISAYALPAAAFAQKITAISPKRLLIVLDCCHAEGLGVKGDIGQVEIQPSPITPETAGFADLAKGEGRAVLSSSRSDQRSWIRNDGQMSIFTYHLVEALLGHTSRFEHSTVLVTEVMDYLAKTVPGTAKAEKNAEQVPYYKFEGTPFPIALIMGGKGLPKGRTPPNPFDDLPIKMEAKVEAEEVEGDLIGQEFENFSGGEAKVEMTFVKVKKGGKAIGQKFGNVGRKP, encoded by the coding sequence ATGTTCACTCATGGTTATGCAGTTTTGATTGGAGTCGACAAAAACAAAGTCGGGAAACTTGATTTACCTGTAGTCGCTGAAGACATCAACAAACTCCACGAAGTTTTCACTCACCCAGATCGATGCGGCTACCTACCCAAAAATGTGAAAGTTCTTACAGCCGAGGAGGCAACGAGGTCCAATATTCTTACTGCCATGGACTGGCTTCATGAGAAACTCGAAAAAGATAAAAACACAGAAACCACAGCTTTCATTTATTATTCAGGACATGGGCATCTGGAGGCAGATGTTGCATATCTCCTCCCTTATGACATGGCCTTCCCTATAAGTGCTTACGCTCTCCCAGCCGCCGCATTTGCTCAAAAAATTACCGCAATTTCTCCAAAACGATTACTTATTGTCCTTGACTGTTGTCATGCCGAGGGTCTGGGCGTAAAAGGGGATATTGGCCAGGTAGAAATTCAGCCTTCTCCTATAACTCCAGAAACGGCGGGATTTGCTGACCTGGCAAAAGGCGAAGGCCGGGCCGTGTTGAGTTCCTCACGTAGCGACCAACGTTCGTGGATTCGAAACGATGGCCAGATGAGCATTTTCACGTATCATCTCGTTGAAGCCTTGCTTGGTCATACAAGTAGGTTCGAACACTCGACCGTTTTGGTGACAGAAGTCATGGATTACCTTGCGAAAACCGTCCCAGGCACAGCAAAAGCAGAAAAAAATGCCGAACAGGTTCCATATTATAAATTTGAAGGTACACCCTTTCCAATCGCACTTATCATGGGTGGCAAAGGTCTTCCCAAAGGAAGGACCCCCCCCAATCCATTTGATGACCTGCCCATTAAAATGGAGGCTAAAGTCGAGGCAGAAGAGGTCGAAGGGGATTTAATAGGGCAGGAATTCGAGAATTTTAGTGGAGGGGAAGCGAAAGTCGAAATGACTTTTGTGAAGGTAAAAAAGGGAGGGAAGGCTATTGGACAAAAGTTTGGGAATGTGGGCAGAAAACCTTGA
- the tadA gene encoding tRNA adenosine(34) deaminase TadA, whose translation MEVLDPTTDIQFMRMALDWAHQAFRAEEVPVGAVLVQNKKILATGFNQRESTQDPTAHAELMAIRSASMALGSWRLTDTTLYVTLEPCAMCAGAIIQARIARVVFGTWDPKAGACGSICNLTAETRFNHRVKVDSDILADDCRAILQNFFQQLRSTQPVPTA comes from the coding sequence ATGGAGGTATTGGATCCAACCACGGATATTCAATTCATGCGCATGGCGTTGGACTGGGCGCATCAGGCCTTTCGTGCGGAAGAAGTTCCAGTTGGAGCGGTCCTGGTCCAGAATAAAAAAATCCTCGCAACGGGCTTCAATCAACGGGAGAGCACACAAGATCCGACCGCCCATGCCGAACTCATGGCCATTCGATCCGCTTCGATGGCACTGGGGTCCTGGCGTCTGACGGACACCACTCTCTATGTGACATTGGAACCCTGCGCCATGTGTGCAGGAGCCATCATCCAGGCTAGAATTGCCCGTGTCGTATTTGGCACATGGGATCCGAAAGCCGGCGCCTGTGGGTCAATCTGCAATCTCACAGCGGAGACCAGGTTTAATCACCGGGTGAAGGTAGACTCAGATATCCTGGCAGATGATTGTCGAGCAATCTTACAGAATTTTTTTCAGCAACTTCGGAGTACCCAACCAGTTCCTACCGCATAA
- a CDS encoding SprT-like domain-containing protein, with translation MWQSLAHHFFENRLPLITIEWSTRLTSSAGLFVSQIGPRSWWASREYRQGAARVIRLSAPLLRDQPEEELRRTLAHEMIHQWQFDIRKHRPSHGAEFRAMMHRMNAAGLGVTVRHQLNVGVQRHHRYAWQCLQCGMAYHRQRRTIFPSRHICSRCRGKLVEVELHYTQKTHEESTVGGGVNHGGHQTEDRSAVQILCVTGMRDGKVLSTKGVFPPDDFREEFIGEFGGPAMAPPTNG, from the coding sequence ATGTGGCAGAGTCTTGCCCACCACTTTTTTGAGAATCGGTTACCTCTGATTACCATTGAGTGGAGCACACGATTAACCTCATCGGCCGGGTTGTTTGTGAGTCAGATTGGCCCAAGAAGCTGGTGGGCCTCACGTGAGTATCGACAAGGTGCGGCTCGAGTGATTCGGTTGTCTGCTCCTTTGCTTCGCGATCAACCCGAAGAAGAGCTCCGACGAACGTTGGCACATGAAATGATTCACCAATGGCAGTTTGATATTCGGAAGCATCGTCCGTCCCATGGGGCGGAATTTCGTGCAATGATGCACAGGATGAATGCGGCGGGACTTGGGGTGACGGTTCGCCATCAGTTGAATGTGGGTGTTCAGAGACATCATCGCTATGCCTGGCAGTGCCTTCAATGCGGAATGGCTTATCATCGGCAACGGCGAACGATTTTTCCGAGTCGACATATTTGTAGCCGATGTCGAGGAAAACTTGTCGAAGTTGAATTACATTACACTCAAAAAACTCATGAAGAATCGACGGTCGGAGGAGGTGTGAATCACGGAGGCCATCAGACAGAGGATAGATCGGCTGTGCAGATATTGTGTGTGACTGGAATGAGGGATGGCAAAGTCTTATCGACGAAAGGCGTCTTTCCCCCGGATGACTTCCGCGAGGAGTTTATCGGCGAGTTTGGCGGCCCGGCGATGGCGCCACCAACGAACGGTTAG
- a CDS encoding sodium:calcium antiporter — MDILILFASLVVILLGAEAFTNSLEHFGERLGISEGVTGSVFAAVGTALPETMVPIFAILLSSGSETLRHEVGVGAILGAPLMLSTLAFFLLGFFAARKRGWHGTLNPEPIGFARDLLWFNWAFCLGVIAVFVPQEWGWARPAIAGALVILYVVYLYQTIRSSANLVDDGHGTEADHPLYMTIAGLPDNLMVILFQVGCGLGLIVLGAKGFVYGIEQLAPRWGVSALALSLLIIPIATELPEKVNSIIWIRRNRDTLAVGNITGAMVFQGSLLPALGIMLTAWVPQHEILMGMAMTLVAACYLTWVLRRGVLKPIHLVMNGLCYVVFVVSVLFW, encoded by the coding sequence ATGGACATCCTGATTCTGTTCGCATCCCTCGTCGTCATTTTGTTAGGGGCGGAGGCGTTTACCAACAGTTTAGAACATTTTGGAGAGCGACTCGGGATTTCGGAAGGCGTCACCGGTTCGGTATTTGCGGCGGTGGGAACCGCATTGCCGGAAACGATGGTGCCTATCTTTGCCATCCTGTTGTCTTCTGGTTCTGAAACGTTGCGGCACGAAGTGGGGGTGGGGGCTATTCTGGGGGCCCCCCTGATGCTGTCCACATTAGCCTTCTTTCTGTTGGGGTTCTTTGCCGCACGGAAAAGAGGGTGGCATGGCACGTTAAATCCTGAGCCGATCGGATTCGCTCGTGATCTGCTCTGGTTTAACTGGGCGTTTTGTCTGGGAGTGATTGCCGTGTTTGTTCCCCAGGAGTGGGGTTGGGCACGGCCTGCCATTGCGGGTGCACTGGTTATCCTGTATGTGGTGTATTTGTATCAAACTATTCGATCTTCAGCCAATTTAGTGGATGATGGCCATGGAACCGAGGCGGATCATCCGCTTTATATGACCATAGCGGGGCTTCCCGATAATTTAATGGTGATCTTGTTTCAGGTGGGATGCGGCCTGGGCCTCATTGTGTTAGGGGCGAAGGGTTTTGTGTATGGGATTGAACAGCTTGCCCCCAGGTGGGGCGTTTCGGCCTTAGCCCTGTCTCTCCTCATTATTCCAATTGCGACTGAATTGCCTGAAAAAGTGAACAGCATTATTTGGATCCGGCGCAATCGGGATACCCTGGCTGTCGGGAATATTACCGGGGCCATGGTCTTTCAGGGGAGTTTATTGCCAGCCTTGGGAATTATGCTGACAGCCTGGGTTCCGCAACATGAAATTCTCATGGGAATGGCGATGACGTTGGTGGCGGCCTGCTATTTGACCTGGGTGTTACGGCGGGGCGTGTTGAAGCCCATTCACCTGGTTATGAACGGTCTGTGTTATGTGGTGTTTGTGGTTTCGGTGCTCTTCTGGTAA
- a CDS encoding 2-hydroxyacid dehydrogenase has product MALPIVVVTRRLPQQAWEVLGAQADLVCWEHDCPVDRKWLLDHLPEAEGLYCLLTDRIDQEVLQVGKRLRVISTMAVGYDHIDVAECTIRGIPVGHTPGILTETTADLAFALLLSAARRIVEGVEYVRQGQWRTWSPDLLLGQDVHGATLGIVGFGRIGQAMARRAQGFQMDVLAVPSPNGVSGSPQSSVSVESGTQPIAKPTIHRKGSVDKTSQGEPIGASFHEVGLHEALARADFVSLHVPLTPHTHHLIGEAEFRAMKPSSILINTARGSVVDPEALYHALVQGHIGGAALDVTDPEPIPETHPLLTLPNCLIIPHLGSASVATRTRMACMAAENIGAGLRGDALPHCINPEVYRVSRSPETGMV; this is encoded by the coding sequence ATGGCCCTTCCGATAGTTGTTGTCACGCGACGTCTCCCACAACAGGCTTGGGAGGTATTAGGGGCACAGGCCGATCTTGTCTGCTGGGAGCACGATTGCCCCGTTGATCGGAAATGGTTGTTGGATCATCTTCCCGAGGCAGAGGGTCTGTATTGCCTGTTGACGGACCGGATTGATCAGGAAGTGCTTCAGGTTGGGAAACGGCTTCGGGTGATCAGCACCATGGCCGTCGGATATGATCATATCGACGTTGCAGAATGTACGATTCGTGGCATTCCGGTTGGACACACACCAGGGATTTTAACTGAAACAACGGCGGATTTGGCTTTTGCCTTGCTCCTTTCTGCAGCCAGACGAATTGTCGAAGGGGTTGAATATGTGCGACAGGGACAGTGGAGAACCTGGAGCCCTGATCTCTTGCTGGGACAGGATGTGCATGGTGCGACATTAGGCATTGTGGGATTTGGCCGGATCGGGCAGGCCATGGCCAGGCGCGCGCAAGGATTCCAAATGGATGTGCTAGCGGTGCCGTCACCGAATGGTGTGAGTGGGTCACCGCAGTCTTCGGTCTCAGTGGAGTCTGGCACTCAGCCTATTGCGAAACCAACAATACACCGGAAAGGCTCTGTTGATAAGACGAGTCAGGGCGAACCGATAGGGGCGTCATTTCACGAGGTTGGTCTGCATGAAGCATTAGCACGGGCGGATTTTGTGAGTCTGCATGTCCCCCTGACCCCTCACACGCACCATTTGATCGGGGAAGCTGAGTTTCGAGCCATGAAGCCTTCAAGTATTCTGATCAATACGGCTCGTGGAAGCGTGGTTGATCCAGAGGCCCTGTATCACGCCTTAGTGCAGGGCCATATTGGTGGGGCAGCTTTGGATGTGACTGATCCGGAGCCCATTCCTGAGACACACCCGCTCCTTACGCTTCCCAACTGTCTGATTATCCCACACTTGGGGAGTGCGTCTGTGGCGACAAGGACCAGAATGGCCTGCATGGCCGCGGAGAATATCGGTGCCGGCTTACGCGGAGACGCGCTTCCACACTGTATCAATCCTGAAGTCTACCGTGTGTCACGCAGTCCCGAGACCGGGATGGTATGA
- a CDS encoding HesB/IscA family protein translates to MIHITPPAVEKLKALIEEHPEDPIVRLAVRDRDDKVLVFSITLEDAVTQEDSVLDIEDLIIAIDGSCAQRLEGVTVDYEEAAGFSFHHPEPPDPYKLNLILPE, encoded by the coding sequence ATGATTCACATCACACCACCGGCCGTGGAAAAATTGAAAGCCCTGATCGAAGAGCACCCCGAGGATCCCATTGTGCGTTTAGCCGTTCGGGACCGGGATGACAAAGTCCTTGTTTTTTCCATTACTCTTGAAGATGCTGTGACACAGGAGGATTCGGTCTTAGATATTGAAGACCTCATCATTGCCATAGACGGCTCTTGTGCACAACGGCTGGAGGGCGTCACGGTTGATTATGAGGAGGCTGCTGGATTCAGCTTCCACCACCCGGAACCCCCCGATCCTTATAAATTAAACCTGATCCTACCTGAATGA
- a CDS encoding THUMP domain-containing class I SAM-dependent RNA methyltransferase, whose translation MMETFFATCPRGLEDVLSQELQELGGQEIRSTPGGVECQGAFPLCYRLNLESRIASRILWRVGQGWYRDEEDLYRLASSLPWPEYFSVDCHIKVRLIAQHSPLKSLEFATLRVKDAICDRFVRATQARPEVSKRQPDIQIVVFVDAEHVVWYIDTSGDPLFKRGWRKVAGEAPIRENLAAGILRLSGWTGEQVLLDPMCGAGTFLIEAALMAKGIAPGRGREFAFRYLQNFNCTIWDQVRQESIKSILPGSGLSIVGYDEDVNALAMARRNLEGLGFEEIHLGQVDVLDVTPPGPKGILVTNPPYGVRMGDRSELEEWYPKFGNLLKQRFAGWSVYVLTADSRLPKLIHLAPSRKIPLFNGPLESRLYEFQMVAGGNRKSARQARQQAVIRPGLK comes from the coding sequence ATGATGGAAACATTTTTTGCAACCTGTCCTCGTGGCTTAGAAGATGTTCTGAGCCAGGAACTTCAAGAATTAGGCGGGCAGGAGATTCGATCGACTCCTGGCGGCGTTGAATGCCAGGGCGCTTTTCCTCTTTGCTACCGGCTCAACTTGGAAAGTCGGATTGCCAGCCGTATTTTGTGGCGGGTGGGGCAGGGGTGGTACCGGGATGAGGAGGACCTGTATCGCCTCGCCTCAAGTCTTCCCTGGCCTGAATATTTTTCCGTGGATTGTCACATCAAAGTTCGGCTCATTGCTCAACATTCTCCACTGAAGAGTCTGGAGTTTGCGACGCTACGAGTGAAAGATGCCATTTGTGACCGATTTGTCCGGGCGACACAGGCGCGCCCAGAGGTAAGTAAACGACAACCCGATATTCAAATTGTGGTCTTTGTCGATGCAGAGCATGTGGTGTGGTATATCGACACCTCGGGAGATCCGCTGTTTAAGCGGGGATGGCGGAAAGTGGCGGGAGAGGCGCCGATCCGAGAAAATTTGGCGGCCGGCATCCTCAGGCTTTCAGGTTGGACTGGTGAGCAAGTCCTGCTTGATCCGATGTGTGGCGCAGGCACATTTTTAATTGAGGCGGCGTTGATGGCCAAAGGAATTGCTCCAGGCCGTGGGCGTGAATTTGCCTTCCGGTATCTACAGAATTTTAATTGCACGATCTGGGATCAAGTACGCCAAGAGTCGATCAAATCGATACTCCCCGGTTCGGGTCTATCTATTGTGGGGTATGATGAGGATGTGAATGCCTTGGCCATGGCCAGAAGAAACCTGGAAGGCTTGGGGTTTGAGGAAATTCACTTAGGTCAGGTGGATGTATTGGATGTGACGCCTCCTGGGCCAAAAGGTATTCTCGTTACGAATCCTCCTTATGGAGTGAGAATGGGAGACCGGTCGGAGCTGGAGGAGTGGTATCCGAAATTTGGGAATCTGTTGAAGCAGCGGTTTGCGGGGTGGAGTGTCTATGTCCTCACGGCCGATTCGCGACTTCCTAAACTGATTCACTTAGCGCCATCACGTAAAATCCCCCTGTTCAATGGCCCGTTGGAATCGAGGCTGTATGAATTTCAGATGGTGGCCGGAGGGAACCGGAAATCGGCAAGGCAGGCCAGGCAACAGGCAGTGATCAGGCCAGGTCTTAAATGA
- a CDS encoding inositol monophosphatase family protein has product MTDYRQELSIIRQALLRARDCLHRIQYEGLVVQIKPDGSPVTNADLEVNRIVQEALFAVYPDDGWLSEESPDNPIRLKKNRVWILDPIDGTKPFIKNLPQFAISLALIDHGQASIGIIFNPATQEYYCAVRGEPATVNGYPIHVGQTTGHRLSFLVNTGPIDRSTIRTWGETAHCRNLMGSIAYSLALVAAGQIDGVINIGTQNEWDIAAALLLVQAAGGVVLDRDLKPIQCNQPHPIVNGIIAARPDALPVIQQLLGSLPG; this is encoded by the coding sequence ATGACTGATTATCGCCAAGAACTCTCCATCATCCGACAAGCCCTGCTCCGCGCACGTGATTGCCTTCACAGAATCCAGTATGAGGGATTAGTCGTCCAGATCAAGCCGGACGGATCGCCAGTGACCAATGCCGACCTGGAAGTCAATCGCATCGTCCAGGAAGCCTTGTTCGCCGTCTATCCTGATGATGGCTGGCTCTCGGAAGAATCGCCAGACAACCCCATCAGACTGAAAAAAAACCGTGTGTGGATCCTGGATCCCATTGATGGGACCAAACCCTTTATTAAAAACCTCCCACAATTTGCGATCTCCCTTGCCCTCATCGACCATGGACAGGCCTCAATCGGAATAATCTTCAATCCCGCCACCCAGGAATATTATTGTGCCGTGCGAGGTGAACCGGCGACCGTCAATGGCTACCCCATTCATGTCGGCCAGACTACCGGACATCGCTTGTCGTTCCTGGTGAACACGGGCCCCATTGACCGCTCCACCATTCGCACCTGGGGAGAAACCGCCCATTGCCGCAATCTTATGGGTTCCATTGCATATTCATTGGCACTGGTGGCTGCCGGACAGATTGACGGGGTGATCAATATTGGCACACAAAACGAATGGGATATCGCGGCTGCGCTCCTTCTGGTTCAAGCGGCGGGAGGGGTCGTCCTCGACAGAGACCTGAAACCCATTCAATGCAACCAACCTCATCCCATCGTCAATGGCATCATCGCCGCTCGCCCTGATGCCCTCCCGGTGATCCAACAACTTCTCGGCAGCCTCCCTGGCTAA
- a CDS encoding DUF2835 family protein yields the protein MVGRSNFPARVLRPFVSHQGIQGTFEITFDAGLKFHSIRLAQEDR from the coding sequence ATGGTCGGACGATCCAATTTCCCCGCCAGAGTGCTTCGTCCCTTTGTCTCGCATCAGGGGATCCAGGGGACCTTTGAGATCACCTTCGATGCGGGGTTGAAGTTTCATTCGATTCGCCTGGCACAGGAAGACAGGTAA